The Lewinellaceae bacterium genome has a segment encoding these proteins:
- a CDS encoding UDP-2,3-diacylglucosamine diphosphatase: MTKKKTYFASDFHLGSDAKFTSKERERQLIQWLEQIRQDAEAIYLLGDVFDFWFEYKTVVPKGHLRLLGKLAELRDEGIPIYFFTGNHDMWMFRYFEDELDIPTYRKPIIRKIQGKTFFLGHGDGLGPGDHGYKMIKKIFANPVCQWLFARLHPNFGIKIANFWSGLSRDTNMHENKFLGEDKEWLIAYCNRKIKTHEVDYFVFGHRHLPIDHLLENGKTRYINLGDWLSYYSYAVFDGEELKLEYFDVTG; encoded by the coding sequence GTGACGAAAAAGAAAACTTATTTCGCCTCGGATTTTCATTTGGGGTCTGATGCAAAATTTACAAGTAAGGAAAGAGAAAGGCAGCTTATACAATGGCTGGAGCAAATCCGTCAGGATGCGGAGGCCATTTACCTGTTGGGAGACGTATTTGATTTTTGGTTTGAATACAAAACGGTGGTGCCGAAGGGGCATTTGCGCCTGCTCGGCAAATTGGCAGAATTGCGTGATGAAGGCATTCCAATCTATTTTTTCACGGGCAACCATGATATGTGGATGTTCAGGTATTTTGAAGATGAACTGGATATTCCCACCTACCGCAAGCCCATTATCCGAAAAATTCAGGGAAAAACCTTTTTTCTGGGTCACGGCGACGGCCTCGGTCCTGGGGATCATGGATATAAGATGATCAAAAAAATATTTGCCAATCCTGTTTGCCAATGGCTTTTCGCTCGCCTTCATCCCAATTTCGGAATCAAAATCGCCAATTTTTGGTCGGGCCTCAGTCGGGATACCAATATGCATGAAAATAAATTCCTGGGAGAGGATAAAGAATGGCTCATCGCCTATTGCAACCGTAAAATAAAAACCCATGAGGTGGATTATTTTGTCTTTGGCCATCGCCATCTACCTATCGACCACCTGTTAGAAAATGGAAAAACAAGGTATATCAATCTCGGCGACTGGCTCAGCTATTACTCCTATGCTGTATTTGACGGGGAAGAGCTAAAACTTGAGTATTTTGATGTAACCGGGTGA
- a CDS encoding SDR family oxidoreductase — protein sequence MNLDLKGKNALVGGSSRGIGKASAIELAALGANVTLVSRSPEIMAEVLNELDQSQGQQHDFLAVDFSDYHDVKKRVKSYLSNKHIHILVNNTGGPPGGPITEAKIQEFLQAFNNHVLCNHLITKYVIKGMKADGYGRIINIISTSVKAPLSGLGVSNTIRGAVANWSKTMANELGPFGITVNNVLPGATNTGRLQEIIIDKAAKTGASEQEISGKMKSSIPLGRFAEPKEVAAAVAFLASPAAAYINGINLPVDGGRTVCL from the coding sequence ATGAATTTGGATCTAAAAGGAAAAAATGCCCTGGTCGGAGGAAGTAGCCGGGGAATTGGAAAAGCCAGCGCCATTGAGCTGGCAGCCCTGGGAGCAAATGTTACCCTCGTCTCCCGATCTCCCGAAATAATGGCTGAAGTACTCAATGAACTGGATCAAAGCCAGGGACAACAACACGATTTTTTGGCGGTCGATTTTTCGGACTATCATGACGTGAAGAAACGTGTCAAATCCTACTTATCCAACAAACACATCCATATTTTGGTCAACAATACGGGCGGCCCTCCGGGCGGGCCCATCACCGAAGCTAAAATCCAGGAGTTCTTACAGGCCTTTAACAATCATGTGCTCTGCAACCACCTGATTACCAAATATGTGATCAAGGGCATGAAAGCAGACGGTTATGGCCGAATCATCAATATCATCTCCACTTCGGTAAAAGCCCCGCTTAGCGGTCTTGGCGTTTCAAACACGATCCGGGGCGCCGTAGCCAACTGGTCCAAAACAATGGCCAACGAACTGGGCCCCTTCGGTATCACCGTCAACAACGTGTTGCCCGGCGCGACCAATACCGGCCGGTTGCAGGAGATTATCATTGATAAGGCAGCAAAAACAGGAGCCAGCGAGCAGGAAATTTCCGGCAAAATGAAATCATCCATCCCCCTGGGCCGATTTGCGGAACCCAAAGAGGTGGCCGCAGCCGTAGCTTTCCTCGCTTCCCCTGCCGCAGCATATATCAATGGCATCAATCTTCCTGTGGATGGAGGCAGGACGGTTTGTTTGTGA
- a CDS encoding aldo/keto reductase: MNYNRLGKSGILISEVSMGCMSLNIDEPEKAAKLIHTAIDLGINFFDTADLYDQGRNEALVGTAINGKREDVVIATKVGNQWNEKGTSWSWNPRKAYILSAVEESLKRLNTDYIDLYQLHGGTLEDPIEEIIETFEFLKEQGKIRSYGISSIRPNVIREYIKRSNIDSVMMQYSLLDRRPEEVCLDLLGNHGISVITRGTLAKGLLAGKPAQPYLDHSTDQVKAASDAIKAVAHKMNQPECATACQYVLQSPAVASAVIGFRTLEQLLGCITRGNNLTKLETVDLKILQESTSAYIYESHR, translated from the coding sequence ATGAATTACAATCGCTTAGGGAAATCGGGGATTCTGATCAGTGAAGTGTCGATGGGATGCATGTCTCTCAATATTGATGAACCTGAAAAAGCCGCAAAGCTCATTCACACGGCAATTGATCTCGGAATCAATTTTTTTGACACCGCAGATCTGTATGATCAAGGCAGGAATGAAGCCCTGGTAGGCACAGCCATAAATGGTAAAAGGGAAGATGTTGTTATTGCCACGAAAGTGGGAAATCAGTGGAACGAAAAGGGTACCTCCTGGAGTTGGAACCCACGGAAAGCATATATTCTTTCGGCAGTTGAAGAAAGTTTGAAAAGGTTGAATACGGATTATATCGACCTTTATCAATTACACGGAGGCACCCTCGAAGATCCGATCGAAGAAATCATCGAAACTTTCGAATTTTTGAAAGAGCAAGGCAAAATCAGGTCATACGGCATATCCTCTATCCGACCCAATGTTATCCGTGAATACATCAAACGTTCCAATATTGATAGTGTGATGATGCAATACAGTTTGCTGGATCGCAGGCCGGAAGAAGTATGCCTGGATCTACTTGGAAATCATGGCATTTCCGTGATCACTAGGGGCACGCTGGCAAAAGGATTACTGGCCGGAAAACCCGCCCAACCTTACCTGGACCATTCCACTGACCAGGTCAAGGCTGCCTCAGATGCCATTAAGGCTGTTGCCCATAAAATGAACCAACCTGAATGTGCTACCGCATGCCAATATGTTTTGCAATCGCCTGCCGTCGCCTCAGCCGTCATCGGTTTTCGTACCCTGGAACAACTTTTAGGTTGTATCACTCGCGGCAACAATTTAACAAAGCTGGAAACTGTCGATCTCAAAATTCTTCAGGAAAGTACCTCTGCCTATATCTATGAAAGCCATCGCTAA
- the scpA gene encoding methylmalonyl-CoA mutase, with the protein MSKPDFQKIPFDPNIFENVTQTPSAPWKAAEGIEVKPVYTAGDISEMEHIGFVAGVPPYLRGPYSTMYAVRPWTIRQYAGFSTAEESNAFYRRNLAQGQKGLSVAFDLATHRGYDSDHERVKGDVGKAGVAIDSVEDMKILFDQIPLDKMSVSMTMNGAVIPIMAFYIVAAEEQGVAPAQLNGTIQNDILKEFMVRNTYIYPPGPSMKIIADIFEYTAQNMPRFNSISISGYHIQEAGGTADIELAYTLADGLEYLRTGIRAGLEIDDFAPRLSFFWGIGMNHFMEIAKMRAGRLLWAKIVKQFDPQNEKSMALRTHSQTSGWSLTEQDPYNNVARTCIEALAATLGGTQSLHTNALDEAIALPTDFSAKIARDTQIFLQKETHITKAVDPWGGSYYVEYLTDQLVKKAWALIEEVEALGGMTKAIEKGLPKMRIEEAAAKKQARIDSGKDKIVGVNIFRIEEEAEMDILDIDNAAVRESQIERLRHLRSDRDEKAVQAALESLYQCAVSGEGNLLDKAVDCARLRATLGEISDAMERQFGRFVATTHAISGVYSSEISMDESFKKALELSDKFAEIEGRRPRIMIAKLGQDGHDRGAKVIATSFADIGFDVDIGPLFQTPAEAARQAAENDVHILGISSLAAGHKSLVPETIAELKKLGREDILIIVGGVIPQQDYDFLYDHGVAGIFGPGTKIPEAAGKILEVLMGA; encoded by the coding sequence ATGTCTAAACCTGATTTTCAAAAAATACCTTTCGATCCAAATATTTTCGAAAATGTAACCCAAACGCCTTCCGCTCCCTGGAAAGCGGCTGAAGGCATCGAAGTCAAGCCCGTTTATACCGCCGGGGATATTTCGGAGATGGAACATATTGGTTTTGTGGCAGGTGTTCCCCCTTATTTGCGCGGACCTTACAGTACGATGTATGCGGTTCGGCCCTGGACCATCCGGCAATATGCGGGGTTTTCCACCGCAGAGGAGAGCAACGCTTTTTACCGCCGCAACCTGGCACAGGGGCAGAAAGGGTTGTCGGTGGCTTTTGACCTGGCTACGCACCGGGGTTATGATTCCGATCACGAGCGCGTCAAAGGAGATGTCGGAAAAGCCGGCGTAGCCATCGACAGTGTGGAGGATATGAAAATCCTTTTCGACCAGATTCCGCTCGATAAGATGTCGGTTTCCATGACGATGAACGGGGCTGTGATCCCTATTATGGCTTTTTATATCGTTGCGGCAGAAGAGCAGGGAGTGGCCCCGGCGCAATTGAATGGAACCATTCAAAACGATATTCTCAAGGAATTCATGGTGCGCAATACCTACATCTACCCGCCGGGACCTTCCATGAAGATCATCGCCGATATTTTTGAATACACGGCTCAAAATATGCCCCGTTTCAATTCCATCAGCATCAGCGGGTACCATATTCAGGAAGCGGGGGGGACGGCAGATATCGAGCTGGCGTACACCTTGGCGGATGGACTGGAGTACCTGCGCACAGGGATCAGGGCAGGCCTGGAAATTGATGATTTCGCCCCGCGGTTGTCTTTTTTCTGGGGCATAGGCATGAACCATTTTATGGAAATCGCCAAAATGCGGGCCGGCCGACTGCTGTGGGCAAAGATCGTAAAGCAATTTGACCCCCAAAATGAAAAATCAATGGCCCTGCGCACCCATTCGCAAACTTCGGGATGGAGCCTCACGGAACAGGATCCTTACAACAATGTGGCCCGCACCTGTATTGAGGCGCTGGCGGCCACGCTGGGCGGCACCCAATCGCTTCATACGAATGCGCTGGATGAAGCCATAGCCCTTCCCACTGATTTTTCGGCCAAAATTGCCAGGGACACGCAAATTTTCCTGCAAAAGGAAACCCATATCACCAAAGCCGTTGATCCCTGGGGCGGATCGTATTACGTGGAATACCTTACCGATCAACTGGTCAAAAAAGCATGGGCACTCATAGAAGAGGTGGAGGCACTCGGCGGCATGACCAAAGCCATTGAAAAAGGCCTTCCCAAAATGCGCATCGAGGAAGCCGCCGCGAAAAAGCAAGCCCGCATAGACAGCGGGAAAGATAAAATAGTTGGGGTAAATATATTCCGGATCGAAGAGGAAGCCGAGATGGATATCCTGGACATTGATAATGCTGCTGTCAGGGAGTCCCAGATCGAAAGGCTGCGCCATTTGAGGAGCGACCGCGATGAAAAAGCGGTACAGGCTGCCCTGGAATCCCTTTATCAATGTGCCGTTTCCGGGGAGGGCAACCTGCTCGACAAAGCTGTGGATTGTGCACGCCTCCGGGCTACCCTGGGAGAAATTTCAGATGCGATGGAGCGCCAATTCGGTCGTTTTGTCGCGACCACGCACGCCATTTCCGGTGTTTATTCAAGTGAAATAAGTATGGATGAATCCTTCAAAAAAGCCCTCGAACTTTCCGACAAATTTGCCGAAATAGAGGGCCGCCGCCCCAGGATCATGATCGCCAAGCTGGGCCAGGATGGTCACGACCGTGGCGCCAAAGTTATCGCCACCAGTTTTGCCGATATCGGCTTTGATGTGGATATCGGCCCGCTCTTCCAGACCCCGGCAGAGGCCGCCAGGCAGGCGGCAGAAAACGATGTACACATCCTCGGCATCTCTTCTCTCGCCGCCGGACACAAATCCCTCGTGCCCGAAACCATTGCGGAGTTGAAAAAACTGGGCCGGGAAGACATTCTGATCATCGTAGGCGGGGTCATTCCCCAGCAGGATTACGACTTCCTTTATGATCACGGGGTGGCCGGTATCTTTGGTCCGGGTACAAAAATTCCGGAAGCCGCAGGTAAGATTTTGGAGGTTTTGATGGGGGCGTGA
- a CDS encoding dienelactone hydrolase family protein, with amino-acid sequence MKQLATILILILSSVGLYAQTTDTFLLHYPISKYDTIDYERIIEKSDNNKLIHVRDYYANGQIQMDANYSNFDKNIKEELQCNYRTNTKLGKYMEWSKNGQLIYDAKYKNGLRDGLAVSWYDSGIKESEKKWNNGQLNGICKYWNDKGDLEYEITFKNGINQFPETASYNYVTYLPTDYVNDTLKEFPLLIFLHGGSARGTDTLDLYDAGPFDQIYRGRNFPFIVVSPQCPRHLRWSTENWFENFYYDLIEKYRIDTNRIYLTGESLGGSGTWFLASKYPDKFAAIAPMSGFTSHMDFIDKNIDKLTNIPIWAFHGRIDNVVPFEETERIIKKLEGKNEYLKFTAETNVGHWIHWLIYPNQELYDWFLKYDKRLKNKN; translated from the coding sequence ATGAAACAACTTGCAACTATATTAATCTTGATTTTGAGTTCGGTTGGTTTATATGCCCAAACGACTGATACATTTCTTTTGCACTATCCGATTTCAAAATATGATACAATCGATTATGAAAGAATAATTGAAAAATCGGATAACAATAAGTTGATTCATGTCCGAGATTATTATGCAAACGGACAGATTCAAATGGATGCCAATTATTCGAATTTTGATAAAAATATAAAAGAAGAACTTCAATGTAATTATCGCACAAACACAAAACTGGGGAAATATATGGAGTGGTCAAAAAATGGACAATTGATTTATGATGCAAAATACAAAAATGGATTAAGAGACGGATTAGCCGTTTCATGGTATGACAGCGGGATTAAAGAATCTGAAAAAAAATGGAATAATGGACAATTAAATGGGATTTGCAAATATTGGAATGATAAGGGAGATTTAGAGTATGAAATAACATTCAAGAATGGTATTAATCAATTCCCAGAAACAGCATCGTATAATTACGTAACATATTTGCCAACAGATTATGTAAATGATACTCTTAAAGAATTTCCTTTGTTAATTTTTCTGCATGGCGGCTCTGCCCGTGGGACAGATACGCTTGATTTATATGATGCTGGACCATTTGACCAAATTTATAGGGGACGTAATTTTCCATTCATAGTTGTTTCTCCACAATGTCCTAGACATCTTCGCTGGTCGACTGAAAACTGGTTTGAGAATTTTTATTACGACTTGATAGAAAAATATAGGATTGATACAAACAGGATTTATTTAACAGGAGAGAGTTTAGGTGGTTCTGGAACTTGGTTTCTTGCATCAAAATATCCTGATAAATTTGCAGCGATTGCGCCAATGAGTGGATTTACAAGCCACATGGATTTCATTGATAAAAATATTGATAAATTAACGAATATTCCGATTTGGGCTTTTCACGGAAGAATTGATAATGTCGTTCCTTTCGAAGAAACAGAAAGGATAATAAAAAAACTGGAAGGGAAAAATGAGTATTTAAAATTCACAGCTGAAACTAATGTTGGACATTGGATTCACTGGTTGATTTATCCAAATCAAGAATTGTACGATTGGTTTTTGAAATATGATAAAAGACTGAAAAACAAAAATTAA
- a CDS encoding transposase, protein MPVTYYHVVFTIPEQLNSWCIYNPNFCYDLLFRAAWQTLQNFAADPKYLGAATGATMVLHTWGQSLSLHPHVHAIVPGGGINKQGKWQAPKRKSGFLFPFKAMSVVFRAIFMPGYT, encoded by the coding sequence TTGCCCGTAACTTACTACCATGTCGTGTTCACCATTCCTGAACAGCTCAATAGCTGGTGTATCTACAATCCCAATTTTTGCTACGATTTACTCTTTCGGGCTGCATGGCAGACTTTACAAAACTTCGCCGCCGATCCAAAATACCTCGGAGCAGCTACCGGCGCTACAATGGTACTGCATACCTGGGGACAAAGCCTGAGTTTACACCCCCATGTACATGCCATTGTCCCCGGTGGAGGAATAAACAAACAAGGGAAATGGCAAGCACCCAAACGAAAGTCCGGTTTTTTGTTTCCTTTCAAAGCGATGAGCGTTGTCTTTCGGGCCATTTTCATGCCTGGCTACACCTGA
- a CDS encoding tyrosine-type recombinase/integrase, with amino-acid sequence MPSTVVSYVRALRDLQKHFDRPADDLGREELLAYLAFKRKTYSSSSLNMQVCALKYYYREVLRRQNLVVSIPNPRHSKQIGEVLTTTEMRHFISSARSLRHRLVIELLFGLGLRASEVGRLRLGDFNARERTVTIRTSKGGITRVLPYGERLRMTLNQYFKHERPKDYLIPGRDRSDGPGISVRGVQYIVRMTLDRSRLRKHVYSCP; translated from the coding sequence GTGCCAAGCACAGTTGTCAGTTACGTCAGAGCCCTTCGCGATCTTCAAAAGCACTTTGACAGGCCTGCCGACGATCTTGGGCGGGAAGAACTCCTGGCCTATCTCGCTTTCAAACGCAAGACCTATTCTTCTTCCAGCTTAAACATGCAGGTGTGCGCTTTAAAGTACTACTACCGCGAGGTCCTGCGGCGTCAGAATCTGGTTGTCAGCATCCCTAATCCACGGCATAGCAAGCAAATCGGAGAGGTCCTGACGACTACCGAGATGCGACACTTCATCAGTAGTGCCCGCAGCCTGCGCCATCGTCTGGTCATTGAACTCCTTTTTGGTCTTGGCCTGCGTGCCAGCGAAGTGGGACGACTGCGCCTTGGCGACTTCAATGCCCGCGAGCGAACCGTTACCATCCGGACTTCCAAAGGTGGCATTACACGTGTACTACCTTATGGGGAACGTCTGCGTATGACCCTCAACCAGTATTTCAAACACGAACGCCCCAAGGACTACCTCATCCCCGGACGGGATCGTAGTGATGGTCCGGGAATATCTGTCCGTGGAGTACAGTATATCGTGCGCATGACGCTGGACCGATCCCGGCTGCGTAAACACGTTTACTCTTGCCCGTAA
- a CDS encoding transposase: MGLLALLGLKRVVYHDSFEDIEAALLKKRWVVNNTRPTADTKVIEEYPGRYICRIGISNKRLSYDKNGKNVCIEYNDYHNQKQGQAAPKKYRDLHPLVAMQMLLQHQLPPYFQKSTTLWSSLLGEL; this comes from the coding sequence TTGGGATTACTTGCCCTGTTGGGGTTAAAAAGAGTGGTTTATCATGATAGCTTCGAGGATATTGAAGCTGCATTACTCAAAAAGCGATGGGTGGTTAACAATACTCGGCCTACTGCCGATACCAAAGTGATCGAGGAATATCCGGGACGTTACATTTGCCGCATAGGTATCTCGAACAAAAGGTTGTCTTATGATAAAAATGGTAAAAACGTCTGCATTGAATACAATGATTATCACAATCAAAAACAAGGACAAGCGGCACCAAAAAAATATCGTGACCTGCATCCTCTGGTAGCCATGCAAATGCTGCTGCAACATCAACTACCTCCATACTTCCAGAAAAGTACGACATTATGGTCTTCACTCCTCGGTGAGTTATGA
- a CDS encoding serine hydrolase, translating into MKNALTFSLVLTILTQSYSQNIYENLSNELLEQFKNSELTGFAVSIVKADSILYKKGFGFENIETKNEFTIEKRFYIASISKTFIGIGLMKLVEDGKLELSTPINSILPFQVVNPKYPNSEITIEQLARHTSTILNGDLGSKSWYLDEEFSLKKKEIGKTAYSDFKNWAHNSKITLGEFLKESLSYNGKLYSEKNFSNKKPGDQYQYSNLGAALASYIIELKTGIEYDKYIENFVTTELNFEPGVWRHIPDNELPTTYFQTKVQTPNHRPILYPTGGMMLSCNELTLYLQEMIKGFNGNSQLLNSDSFQEMMSAKEDTQNPGGIFWELKGNKIGHNGGNYGVTCFMSFDKNTGIGKIFMTNISSYTDNELLKEMVAIWNKLSEYESKFE; encoded by the coding sequence ATGAAAAACGCCCTAACATTTTCACTAGTCTTAACGATTTTAACTCAATCATACAGTCAAAATATTTATGAAAATTTATCAAATGAGTTGTTGGAGCAATTCAAAAACTCTGAATTGACAGGATTTGCGGTTTCAATTGTCAAAGCTGATAGTATTCTCTATAAAAAAGGATTTGGCTTCGAGAACATAGAAACTAAAAATGAGTTTACAATAGAGAAAAGATTTTACATTGCTTCTATATCGAAGACATTTATTGGAATTGGATTAATGAAGCTTGTTGAAGATGGTAAACTAGAATTGTCGACACCAATTAATTCAATATTACCATTTCAAGTGGTAAATCCTAAGTACCCGAATAGTGAAATTACTATTGAGCAATTGGCACGACATACTTCGACTATTTTAAATGGGGATTTAGGATCAAAATCTTGGTACTTGGATGAAGAATTCTCTTTAAAAAAAAAAGAAATAGGAAAAACAGCATATAGTGATTTTAAAAATTGGGCCCATAATTCAAAAATAACTTTAGGTGAATTCTTGAAAGAGAGTTTGTCTTACAATGGAAAACTTTATTCAGAAAAGAATTTTTCTAATAAAAAACCAGGGGACCAATATCAATATAGTAACCTTGGAGCAGCTTTAGCTTCTTATATAATTGAACTAAAAACTGGAATTGAATATGATAAATACATTGAAAATTTTGTCACTACAGAACTGAATTTTGAACCAGGTGTATGGAGGCATATACCCGATAATGAATTACCTACGACTTATTTTCAAACCAAAGTCCAAACCCCAAACCATAGGCCTATCTTATACCCAACAGGAGGCATGATGCTATCTTGTAATGAATTAACTCTCTACCTTCAAGAAATGATTAAAGGGTTTAATGGTAATAGTCAATTACTAAATTCAGACTCTTTTCAAGAAATGATGTCAGCAAAAGAAGACACTCAGAACCCTGGAGGTATTTTTTGGGAATTAAAAGGCAATAAAATAGGACATAATGGAGGGAATTACGGCGTTACCTGTTTTATGAGTTTTGATAAAAATACAGGAATTGGTAAGATATTTATGACCAACATAAGTTCATATACTGATAATGAGTTACTGAAAGAAATGGTAGCTATTTGGAATAAATTATCTGAATATGAATCAAAATTTGAATAA